The Corallococcus exiguus genome has a window encoding:
- a CDS encoding discoidin domain-containing protein — protein MRNRLLGPTCLLGAWLATGCESPPVPTDSDVPPAALPESLSASNCNQLVTKTVTASGDDGNVPGNTQDDNLSTRWSAQGTGVWLQMDLGSAQTLTGTTIAWHRGNERQNHFVVSTSTDGGTFTQAYAGDSALNASAQTVAFSSRSARYVRITVNGNTVNDWNSIAEVRACAASAPPSTSDSGPTLPRLPYLQSVKQTSAIVAFRTASTCNPTVRYGEGTSLTSSVSAGMSGTRHAVKLDGLSAGRTYGYVVEACGSKTGLRGFQTSTTSSATKAHFTAMGDFGTGGSMQAKVMAVMNTPQWRSELLLALGDNAYPNGTDAEFQEHLFKPMAGLLREVPMFATPGNHEYVTNQAQPYLDNMYLPANNPQGSERYYSFDWGPVHFISLDSNCAVGLASADRCTLAAQKAWAESDLAANTRPWTVAFFHHPSWSSGEHGSQLTMRRQFGPLFEKYGVDLVLTGHDHDYERSKPMYGDNVASSTQRGIPYLVVGSGGATLRPFATSQPAWTALRDNQAYGFLDVTVDGGTLTARLITSSNTVRDTLTLKKTLAKASVRGVQASALEADEAAAEEAHDTPPGPSDDRAEPTLRGPIPPADTPESVADPEEPLPQ, from the coding sequence ATGCGTAACCGACTGCTTGGCCCCACCTGCCTCCTGGGCGCGTGGCTCGCGACTGGCTGCGAGTCTCCGCCCGTTCCCACTGACTCCGACGTTCCTCCGGCCGCGCTGCCGGAGTCGCTCTCCGCGTCCAACTGCAATCAGCTCGTCACGAAGACGGTGACGGCCAGCGGTGACGACGGCAACGTTCCCGGCAACACGCAGGACGACAACCTCTCCACGCGCTGGAGCGCGCAGGGGACGGGCGTCTGGCTCCAGATGGACCTGGGCTCGGCGCAGACGCTCACGGGCACCACCATCGCGTGGCACCGGGGTAACGAGCGCCAGAACCACTTCGTCGTCTCCACGTCCACCGATGGCGGCACCTTCACCCAGGCGTACGCGGGTGACAGCGCGCTCAATGCGTCCGCGCAGACGGTGGCGTTCTCCTCGCGCAGCGCGCGCTACGTGCGCATCACCGTCAACGGCAACACGGTGAACGACTGGAATTCCATCGCGGAGGTCCGTGCGTGCGCGGCCAGTGCGCCGCCGTCCACCAGCGACTCCGGCCCCACGCTGCCGCGCCTGCCATACCTCCAGAGCGTGAAGCAGACGTCCGCCATCGTGGCCTTCCGCACCGCGAGCACCTGCAACCCCACGGTGCGCTACGGCGAGGGCACCAGCCTCACGTCCTCCGTCAGCGCGGGCATGTCCGGCACGCGCCACGCGGTGAAGCTGGACGGTCTGTCCGCGGGCCGCACCTACGGTTACGTGGTGGAGGCCTGCGGCAGCAAGACGGGCCTGCGCGGGTTCCAGACGTCCACGACGTCCTCGGCCACCAAGGCGCACTTCACCGCGATGGGTGACTTCGGCACTGGCGGCAGCATGCAGGCGAAGGTGATGGCGGTGATGAACACGCCGCAGTGGCGCTCGGAGCTGCTGCTGGCCCTGGGCGACAACGCGTACCCGAACGGCACGGACGCGGAGTTCCAGGAGCACCTCTTCAAGCCCATGGCCGGGCTGCTGCGCGAAGTGCCCATGTTCGCCACTCCCGGCAACCACGAGTACGTGACGAACCAGGCGCAGCCCTACCTGGACAACATGTACCTGCCGGCCAACAACCCGCAGGGCTCCGAGCGCTACTACTCCTTCGACTGGGGCCCGGTGCACTTCATCTCCCTGGACTCCAACTGCGCGGTGGGCCTGGCGTCCGCGGACCGGTGCACGCTGGCGGCGCAGAAGGCGTGGGCGGAGTCGGACCTGGCCGCGAACACGCGTCCGTGGACGGTGGCCTTCTTCCACCACCCGTCGTGGTCCAGCGGCGAGCACGGTTCGCAGCTCACCATGCGCCGCCAGTTCGGCCCGTTGTTCGAGAAGTACGGCGTGGACCTGGTGCTCACCGGACATGACCACGACTACGAGCGCAGCAAGCCCATGTACGGAGACAACGTGGCCTCCAGCACCCAGCGCGGCATCCCATACCTCGTGGTGGGCAGCGGAGGCGCCACGCTGCGTCCGTTCGCCACCAGCCAGCCCGCGTGGACCGCGCTGCGCGACAACCAGGCCTACGGCTTCCTGGACGTGACGGTGGACGGCGGCACGCTCACCGCGCGGCTGATCACCTCCAGCAACACCGTGCGCGACACGCTGACGCTCAAGAAGACGTTGGCCAAGGCTTCGGTCCGCGGCGTCCAGGCCAGCGCGCTGGAGGCGGATGAAGCCGCGGCGGAGGAGGCGCACGACACGCCGCCGGGCCCCTCGGACGACCGCGCCGAGCCGACCTTGCGTGGCCCCATTCCGCCCGCGGACACGCCGGAGTCCGTGGCCGACCCTGAAGAGCCGCTTCCGCAGTAG
- a CDS encoding class I SAM-dependent methyltransferase, whose amino-acid sequence MADEGNQETQGAGMFENRLRKNAKRLRKWARAQGLTAFRVYDRDIPEYSYAVDLYGDHAHVVEFPRRKAHAKGANADADRAEVLAAVTAVLGVPPERTSVKTHTPQPWGRSQYGRVGEGSERLVVEEQGLKFWVNLGDYLDTGLFMDHRNTRARVRSEAKGKHFLNLFAYTGAFTVYAAAGGAAGSVSVDLSNTYLDWAEDNLVLNGLADPRHVLIRADAKAWLEDQAKHGDDKYDLIVCDPPSFSTSKKMSGNFDVQRDHVRMMEHLRALMAPGGVLYFSTNFLGFELKDSATRDMAQVEEITPRSIPEDFHRKEIHRCWRMVAPSR is encoded by the coding sequence ATGGCGGACGAAGGCAATCAGGAGACGCAGGGCGCGGGCATGTTCGAGAACCGCCTGCGCAAGAACGCGAAGCGCCTGCGCAAGTGGGCCCGCGCGCAGGGGCTCACCGCCTTCCGCGTCTACGACAGGGACATCCCCGAGTACTCCTACGCCGTGGACCTCTACGGCGACCACGCCCACGTCGTGGAGTTCCCGCGCCGCAAGGCCCACGCGAAGGGCGCGAACGCGGACGCGGACCGCGCGGAAGTGCTCGCCGCCGTCACCGCCGTGCTGGGCGTGCCGCCCGAGCGTACGTCCGTGAAGACGCACACGCCCCAGCCCTGGGGCCGCTCACAGTACGGCCGCGTGGGAGAGGGCAGCGAACGGCTGGTGGTGGAGGAGCAGGGCCTCAAGTTCTGGGTGAACCTGGGCGACTACCTGGACACCGGCCTCTTCATGGACCACCGCAACACCCGCGCTCGCGTGCGCAGCGAGGCCAAGGGGAAGCACTTCCTCAACCTCTTCGCGTACACCGGCGCGTTCACCGTGTACGCGGCGGCGGGCGGCGCGGCGGGCAGCGTGAGCGTGGACCTGTCCAACACGTACCTGGACTGGGCGGAGGACAATCTGGTCCTCAACGGCCTGGCGGATCCGCGCCACGTGCTCATCCGCGCGGACGCGAAGGCGTGGCTGGAGGACCAGGCGAAGCACGGGGACGACAAGTACGACCTCATCGTCTGCGACCCGCCGTCGTTCTCCACGTCGAAGAAGATGTCGGGGAACTTCGACGTGCAGCGCGACCACGTGCGGATGATGGAACACCTCCGGGCGCTCATGGCCCCCGGAGGCGTCCTCTACTTCTCCACCAACTTCCTGGGCTTCGAACTGAAGGACTCCGCGACCCGGGACATGGCGCAGGTGGAGGAAATCACCCCCCGCTCCATCCCCGAGGACTTCCACCGCAAGGAGATCCACCGATGCTGGCGCATGGTGGCCCCCTCGCGGTGA
- a CDS encoding Dickkopf N-terminal cysteine-rich domain-containing protein, translated as MRNITLRGTLVVPFLALLGLLSGCILETNGGGYWPDDDYDSSYGCSTTSDCGSNQYCHSGSCWDLNSDSKNCVYSSECPGTQMCINGWCAQSCYRDSECGAGGRCKDNFCTSSGTKPDAGTTDGGTKPDAGTKPDAGSDGGTKPDAGSDGGTKPDAGSDAGTAVCRVNSDCGADHYCINGACRQQCDRDDKCGPGGLCVQGLCQKPPTDPNACTTEAQCPSGRDCVNGQCRAPCSSTTECSADTKCEVGYCLPIPSGGQCTANCECPAGQVCNSGQCKSPQPDPGQACLANCDCPSGQVCTSGYCKAPVPDAGSGSNWSCTVNCECPSGEVCTSGKCKLPPPQPSNDAGTSGTVCRANCECPAGQACNSGQCKPVNHGSGKVCQANCECPSGERCQDNVCWL; from the coding sequence ATGAGGAACATCACGCTTCGCGGCACATTGGTCGTGCCGTTCCTTGCGCTGTTAGGCCTGCTGTCGGGTTGCATCCTGGAGACGAACGGCGGCGGGTACTGGCCCGACGACGACTACGACTCCAGCTACGGCTGCTCCACCACGTCCGACTGCGGCTCGAACCAGTACTGTCACTCCGGTAGCTGCTGGGACCTGAACTCCGACTCCAAGAACTGCGTCTACTCCAGCGAGTGTCCCGGCACGCAGATGTGCATCAACGGCTGGTGCGCCCAGTCGTGCTACCGCGACTCGGAATGTGGCGCGGGCGGCCGCTGCAAGGACAACTTCTGTACCTCCTCCGGCACCAAGCCGGACGCGGGCACCACGGACGGCGGCACCAAGCCGGATGCCGGCACCAAGCCGGACGCGGGCTCGGACGGCGGCACCAAGCCGGACGCGGGCTCGGACGGCGGCACCAAGCCGGACGCGGGCTCCGACGCCGGCACCGCGGTCTGCCGGGTCAACTCTGACTGCGGCGCGGACCACTACTGCATCAACGGCGCGTGCCGTCAGCAGTGCGACAGGGACGACAAGTGCGGCCCGGGTGGCCTGTGCGTCCAGGGCCTGTGCCAGAAGCCGCCGACGGACCCGAACGCGTGCACCACGGAGGCCCAGTGCCCCTCGGGCCGCGACTGCGTGAACGGCCAGTGCCGCGCGCCGTGCTCCTCCACGACGGAGTGCTCGGCGGACACCAAGTGCGAAGTGGGCTACTGCCTGCCCATTCCGTCCGGCGGCCAGTGCACGGCGAACTGCGAGTGCCCGGCGGGCCAGGTCTGCAACAGCGGCCAGTGCAAGTCGCCGCAGCCGGACCCGGGCCAGGCGTGCCTCGCCAACTGCGACTGCCCCTCCGGTCAGGTGTGCACGAGCGGCTACTGCAAGGCGCCGGTGCCGGACGCGGGCTCGGGCAGCAACTGGTCCTGCACGGTGAACTGCGAGTGCCCGTCCGGTGAGGTCTGCACCAGCGGCAAGTGCAAGCTGCCTCCGCCGCAGCCGTCGAACGACGCGGGGACGTCCGGCACCGTGTGCCGCGCCAACTGCGAGTGCCCGGCGGGCCAGGCCTGCAACAGCGGCCAGTGCAAGCCGGTGAACCACGGCTCCGGCAAGGTCTGCCAGGCCAACTGCGAGTGCCCGTCCGGCGAGCGCTGCCAGGACAACGTCTGCTGGCTGTAG
- a CDS encoding crotonase/enoyl-CoA hydratase family protein, translating into MSVRVEKNGPVTTVILHRPEVRNAVDADTARELADAFRAFDADPDARVSVLYGDAGTFCAGADLKAVSEGRLLRLEPDGDGPMGPSRMRLSKPVVAAISGHAVAGGLELALWCDLRVAEEDAVLGVFCRRWGVPLIDGGTVRLPRLIGLSRALDLILTGRPVSSAEALGMGLVNRVVPKGEARSSAEALAAQIAAFPQACMNADRASAYAQGDLAFEDAMRQEFQGGVQVLQSESIPGATRFAKGAGRHGRFE; encoded by the coding sequence ATGAGCGTGCGCGTCGAGAAGAACGGCCCCGTCACCACCGTCATCCTCCACCGGCCGGAGGTCCGCAACGCGGTGGATGCCGACACGGCGCGCGAGCTGGCGGACGCCTTCCGTGCCTTCGACGCGGACCCCGACGCGCGCGTGAGCGTCCTGTACGGCGACGCGGGCACCTTCTGCGCGGGCGCGGACCTGAAGGCCGTGTCGGAAGGGCGCCTGCTGCGCCTGGAGCCGGACGGCGACGGGCCCATGGGGCCTTCGCGCATGCGCCTGTCCAAGCCCGTGGTGGCGGCCATCAGCGGCCACGCGGTGGCGGGTGGCCTGGAGCTGGCGCTGTGGTGCGACCTGCGCGTGGCGGAGGAGGACGCGGTGCTGGGCGTCTTCTGCCGGCGCTGGGGCGTGCCCCTCATCGACGGAGGCACCGTGCGCCTGCCCCGGCTGATTGGCCTGTCTCGCGCCCTGGACCTCATCCTCACCGGCCGCCCCGTGTCGTCTGCCGAGGCGCTGGGCATGGGCCTGGTCAACCGCGTGGTGCCGAAGGGCGAGGCCCGGAGCTCCGCGGAAGCGCTGGCCGCTCAAATCGCCGCCTTCCCGCAGGCCTGCATGAACGCGGACCGGGCTTCCGCCTACGCCCAGGGCGACCTGGCCTTCGAAGACGCGATGCGCCAGGAGTTCCAGGGCGGGGTGCAGGTGCTCCAGTCGGAGTCCATCCCGGGGGCCACGCGCTTCGCGAAAGGCGCGGGCCGGCACGGCCGCTTCGAGTAG
- a CDS encoding RNA polymerase sigma factor yields the protein MFSRGARTWASAVPPESGVDVADARGPASADEARLRLLVQRVQQGDLTAFEQLYEATKLDAARTLRHLVGNRVEVDDLLQETYLRLLTAVKGFRGESRFKTFLYRVCANVALSHLRWKRRRPEDSFADPPEMVATGEDPERAAERRQAARLVEAALEKLKPKKRIVFVYAELCGMSPDEIALAVGSSPNTVRSRLHHARLEFTEAMQRLVVARPVGGSHGRS from the coding sequence GTGTTCAGCCGAGGAGCGCGCACGTGGGCGTCCGCGGTCCCGCCGGAGTCCGGCGTGGACGTGGCGGACGCGCGTGGCCCGGCTTCCGCGGACGAGGCCCGCCTGCGGCTCCTGGTCCAGCGGGTCCAGCAGGGGGACCTGACCGCCTTCGAGCAGCTCTACGAGGCCACCAAGCTGGACGCGGCGCGCACCCTGCGCCACCTGGTGGGAAACCGCGTGGAGGTGGATGACCTCCTTCAGGAAACCTACCTGCGGCTGCTCACGGCGGTGAAGGGCTTCCGGGGGGAGTCTCGCTTCAAGACGTTCCTCTATCGGGTGTGCGCCAACGTGGCGCTCAGCCATCTGAGGTGGAAGCGGCGCCGGCCGGAGGACTCCTTCGCGGACCCGCCGGAGATGGTGGCGACGGGGGAGGACCCGGAGCGCGCCGCGGAGCGTCGTCAGGCCGCCCGGCTGGTGGAGGCGGCGCTGGAGAAGCTCAAGCCCAAGAAGCGCATCGTCTTCGTCTACGCCGAGCTGTGCGGCATGAGCCCGGACGAGATTGCCCTCGCCGTGGGAAGCTCTCCCAACACCGTGCGCAGCCGCCTGCACCACGCGAGATTGGAGTTCACCGAAGCCATGCAGCGTCTGGTCGTCGCCCGGCCGGTGGGAGGTTCCCATGGCCGGTCATGA
- a CDS encoding MaoC family dehydratase yields MRYFEDFPVGEIMERGPYVVTREEIIAFARQFDPQPFHIDEDAAGKSIYGGIIASGWHTAAICHKLMVEGLLGQAAGMGSPGLDELRWKKPVRPGDSLRIRIETLEAKPSTSKPDRGALKLRLEVVNQNGEVVMTEVANALFARRPPSP; encoded by the coding sequence ATGCGCTACTTCGAGGACTTCCCCGTCGGCGAAATCATGGAGCGGGGGCCGTACGTGGTGACGCGCGAGGAGATCATCGCGTTCGCGCGCCAGTTCGACCCCCAGCCCTTCCACATCGACGAGGACGCCGCCGGCAAGAGCATCTACGGCGGCATCATCGCCAGCGGTTGGCACACCGCCGCCATCTGCCACAAGCTCATGGTGGAGGGCCTGCTGGGCCAGGCCGCCGGCATGGGTTCGCCGGGCCTGGACGAGCTGCGCTGGAAGAAGCCGGTGCGCCCCGGTGACTCGCTGCGGATCCGCATCGAGACGCTGGAGGCGAAGCCCTCCACGAGCAAGCCGGACCGCGGCGCGCTCAAGCTGCGCCTGGAGGTCGTGAACCAGAATGGCGAGGTGGTGATGACGGAGGTGGCCAACGCCCTCTTCGCCCGCCGCCCTCCGTCCCCCTGA
- a CDS encoding FHA domain-containing protein, which produces MAATILEARCVAPFTVRIRFSDGMEGEASLEPCLFDWDLSRVPDLTPDMREWLRVPENFATVRLDADTGTLAWGDARPFSPSIVYWRVERYRVPVTVRTKDGTVLAELLLGGRREVWRPGLTVGSAPTNTVVVDRPGVAPHHVRVTVGGGHHPCYVVTVVEGTTTAGGTTSSTPGETWRVPARQPLLLELGDCTVEIG; this is translated from the coding sequence ATGGCCGCCACGATTCTCGAAGCCCGCTGTGTCGCGCCCTTCACTGTTCGGATCCGCTTCAGTGACGGAATGGAAGGCGAGGCCAGCCTCGAGCCCTGCCTCTTCGACTGGGACCTCTCGCGCGTTCCGGACCTCACCCCGGACATGCGCGAGTGGCTGCGTGTGCCCGAGAACTTCGCGACGGTCAGACTGGACGCGGACACGGGCACGCTCGCGTGGGGGGACGCGCGGCCGTTCAGCCCGTCCATCGTGTACTGGCGCGTGGAGCGGTACCGGGTGCCCGTGACCGTGCGCACGAAGGACGGGACGGTGCTCGCGGAGCTGCTGCTCGGAGGCCGGCGCGAGGTCTGGAGGCCGGGGCTCACCGTGGGGAGCGCCCCCACCAACACCGTCGTCGTGGACCGGCCCGGCGTGGCGCCCCACCACGTGCGGGTGACCGTGGGCGGCGGCCACCACCCCTGCTACGTCGTGACGGTGGTGGAGGGCACCACGACCGCCGGGGGCACCACGTCTTCAACGCCCGGCGAGACGTGGCGCGTCCCCGCTCGGCAGCCCCTGCTGCTGGAGCTGGGGGACTGCACCGTGGAGATTGGCTGA
- a CDS encoding cystathionine gamma-synthase, whose protein sequence is MRFDTLAIHAGQEPDPTTGAIMTPVYLTSTYVQDGPGEHKGYEYSRTQNPTRKALQDCLAALEGAKYGAAFASGLAGTDMLMHMLEAGDHVIVSDDVYGGTFRIFDKVFKRSGLNFSFVDLSKPENFEAAITPKTKMVWVETPTNPMLKLIDLARIAEVAKKRGIISVADNTFMTPYFQKPLDLGFDVVAHSTTKYLNGHSDVVGGFVCTSRDDIAERMYFLQNAVGGVSGAFDSFLVLRGVKTLHVRMDRHAQNAMKVAQYLSTHKQVKKVTYPGLETHPQYALAKQQMTGFGGMLTFDIHGGLEAARTFLKTVKVFACAESLGGVESLIEHPAIMTHASVPKEMREKLGILDGFIRLSVGIEDAQDLIDDLAQALDRVK, encoded by the coding sequence ATGCGCTTCGACACGCTCGCCATCCACGCCGGCCAGGAGCCGGATCCCACCACCGGCGCCATCATGACGCCCGTGTACCTGACCTCCACCTACGTCCAGGACGGACCGGGGGAGCACAAGGGCTACGAGTACAGCCGCACGCAGAACCCCACGCGCAAGGCGCTGCAGGACTGCCTGGCCGCGCTGGAAGGCGCGAAGTACGGCGCCGCGTTCGCGTCCGGCCTCGCCGGCACGGACATGCTGATGCACATGCTGGAGGCCGGTGACCACGTCATCGTCTCCGACGACGTGTACGGCGGCACCTTCCGCATCTTCGACAAGGTGTTCAAGCGCTCCGGCCTGAACTTCTCCTTCGTGGACCTCTCCAAGCCGGAGAACTTCGAGGCGGCCATCACCCCGAAGACGAAGATGGTCTGGGTGGAGACGCCGACGAACCCGATGCTCAAGCTCATCGACCTGGCGCGCATCGCCGAGGTCGCCAAGAAGCGCGGCATCATCTCCGTCGCGGACAACACGTTCATGACGCCGTACTTCCAGAAGCCGCTCGACCTGGGCTTCGACGTCGTGGCGCACTCCACGACGAAGTACCTGAACGGCCACAGCGACGTGGTGGGCGGCTTCGTCTGCACCAGCCGCGATGACATCGCCGAGCGGATGTACTTCCTGCAGAACGCCGTGGGCGGCGTGTCCGGCGCCTTCGACAGCTTCCTGGTGCTGCGCGGCGTGAAGACGCTGCACGTGCGCATGGACCGCCACGCGCAGAACGCGATGAAGGTGGCCCAGTACCTGTCCACGCACAAGCAGGTGAAGAAGGTCACCTACCCGGGCCTGGAGACGCATCCGCAGTACGCGCTCGCCAAGCAGCAGATGACCGGCTTCGGCGGCATGCTGACGTTCGACATCCACGGCGGCCTGGAGGCGGCGCGCACCTTCCTCAAGACGGTGAAGGTCTTCGCCTGCGCCGAGTCCCTGGGCGGCGTCGAGTCCCTCATCGAGCACCCCGCCATCATGACCCACGCCTCCGTCCCCAAGGAGATGCGCGAGAAGCTGGGCATCCTGGACGGCTTCATCCGCCTGTCCGTCGGCATCGAGGACGCGCAGGACCTCATCGACGACCTCGCGCAGGCGCTCGACCGCGTGAAGTAG